One genomic segment of Rivularia sp. PCC 7116 includes these proteins:
- a CDS encoding DUF1206 domain-containing protein, giving the protein MTQQISHHPGTWIERFARFGYASKGTVYFLVGLLAVQAAFGGGGKTTDTEGALKTLVQQPFGQFLLAAIAIGLISYAIWRFIEAINDPEGKGKDLKGIATRLSYVANGLAYATLAWSAVQIIIGSASGNSDSKQDWTERLLNQPFGQWLVGTIGAGVIAFGCYYIYRAFSAKFRRKLDLSELSSAGREWIIAICRFGLAARSIVFFLIGWFFIEAAYMARASQVGGLDEALETLADQPYGPWLLTVVALGLMSYGVYMVVQARYRHLDPNM; this is encoded by the coding sequence ATGACACAACAAATATCACATCATCCTGGGACATGGATTGAACGGTTTGCTAGGTTCGGTTACGCTTCAAAAGGAACTGTTTACTTTTTAGTAGGATTGCTGGCTGTACAAGCAGCTTTTGGTGGAGGTGGAAAGACTACTGATACCGAAGGAGCTTTGAAAACTTTAGTGCAGCAACCTTTTGGTCAATTTTTACTAGCCGCGATCGCAATTGGTTTGATAAGTTATGCAATCTGGCGTTTTATTGAAGCCATCAACGATCCGGAAGGAAAGGGTAAGGATTTAAAAGGTATTGCCACAAGATTAAGTTATGTAGCTAACGGTTTAGCTTATGCGACTTTAGCTTGGAGCGCCGTGCAGATTATTATTGGCAGTGCAAGCGGTAATAGCGATAGCAAGCAAGATTGGACTGAGCGTTTGCTGAATCAACCTTTCGGACAGTGGCTAGTGGGAACTATTGGCGCGGGTGTGATTGCTTTCGGATGTTATTACATATATCGAGCTTTTAGTGCTAAGTTTCGTAGAAAATTGGATTTATCGGAATTGAGCAGTGCTGGGCGCGAGTGGATTATCGCTATTTGTAGATTTGGCTTAGCAGCAAGAAGTATTGTATTCTTTTTAATTGGTTGGTTTTTTATTGAAGCTGCATATATGGCTAGAGCAAGTCAAGTTGGAGGACTTGATGAAGCATTGGAAACTTTAGCAGATCAGCCTTACGGACCTTGGTTATTAACCGTTGTGGCTTTAGGATTGATGTCTTATGGCGTATATATGGTTGTTCAGGCAAGATATCGTCATCTCGATCCTAATATGTAG